The sequence GGGCGGAGGGCTGCCGCGATGGGAGAGTTAGGCTCGTGCTCCCACCCGAGCCAGGCTGGGTGACTTGAATTGAAACCTCTGGTGGGATGAGGGGTTTCTGTCCTGtccacctgcctccctcccttcctcagtctcctgggatccttctcaaagaactagaacCAAGAAGCCTGAAAGGTGAGAGCTGGGGTGCCCCCCGAGGGCAGGTGCGGGCTggcgaggcacagagaggtgacgCTCCCGTGGCAGAGAGAAGTCCTGCTcttctccctcacccctcccaATGGAGACCAGAGAAGGGTTGGGAAGAGGCTGGTGCGGCCGCCACTCCACCTTCAGGCCCCTTTCTGGCCCTGCCCAGACGCTCCAGGGGGCATGGGGACCAGGGCACATGGAGGGAGCGTCAGCTGGGCTTGGGGCTTAGTGGAAGTTGAAGGGTTCCTGTTAAGACTGGGGTTGAGGTTGAGGCTGGGAGTGGACACGGGGATTGAGGGCTGGGACTGAGTCAGAAGGTGCCTCAGATGCCTGCTGCTGACGCTGTGCCCGCCGCGGCcctggtcccagctactcagcccCACACCGGCCCCGCCAGCTCACCCAGATCAGCTGTTTGCTAGGAGCTTTCACTTCCTCTCCCTCCGGCCTGGCTCCTCGGCCACCTCAGCGCCTGCTGGAGGGGATTTCTTGCCCCTGGTTGGGGGACAAAGGGAAGGACCAGGGGGTGTCCAGGCAGGGTTCTCCCCGGTCGCAGCTGATGGGAATGAGATGAAAGGAACCAACGGTGAGGTTGCCACCGGGGGATCTCCTGAGGAAGTAGGCGGTGGGGACGCCAGGGCCTGGGAGCCCGGAGGCCCTGATGGGTTCCGGCTCTAAGGCACCGgtgagggacagggacaggagagGAAAGACACAGAGATGCAAGAAAACAGAAAGTGACAACAGAGACAGCAAAACGGAGGACCGGGCTGGGAGAGAAGTGGTAAGGCAAACAGGCATCCCAGGGACGCAGGACAGGTGGAGACGGTGACACGATCCGCAGACACAAGAAGTGAAGCCAGAAATGAAGACCGGGagaaacagacagacagaaaagagGGCAccggagaggagaggggaggaaacaGTGGGAAAACATGCGGCAGAATGAGTGGGGGCCGGGAAGCGAGACCacgagcaggtgggaggagggaaggggaaggaaggagaattagagcgggaggggagaggagggaacagTAATGAAGGAGCAAATGAgctgaagaaagataaaaaggtCAAACAGAGGGAAACAGGGACCTGCAGGGACCTGACAGATGCAGGGATGGGTGCGGAGCTGAAGCGGGTCTCCGAACATCCCACCTCcagtcccccagcccctgggtccCTGAGGGTGTGTGAGGGCGTGACTTTCCCCGACCTTCAGCTGCCGGGTCTCGGGTGGAGGGGGTGTCTGGGTTTGGATTTCTGCTCCACAGAGTTACTCAAACCTTTTAACTCCCAAGGCCCCCAGGGACTGAAGAGACAAGAGTCGGAGGCCAGGCAGCTGCAAGGGGCGGGcgctgggaggaggaagggacagggatCTGAGACTGGGTGAGGGGACCAGCAATGCGGGCAGAGAagagggaggctggagaggagcctcagggctggggagggagaaggagaagcaggATTGCTGCCGACCCTGCTGGGGGTGTGTCACAGAAGGAAAAGCcgaggctaaggagggaggagggttCAGCCGGCCAATTCCTAACACTCAGCACCAAGAGGGGTCCGCTCTGCCCAAGGCAGCGAGATGCAAGATGCCCTTGGGGTCTCTGCCAGCTGTCCCTCGgtcaggagggaaggaaagggaagtggaGGGGAGGTCAAGGAAGGGCATCTACCCCTGCCGGCCACCACTCTCCCCAAGGGAAAGGTGGCTTTGCctttcccaggccccacccctctACGTCCCCACCTAAGCAGCTTTAACTAATAGCATTGAGGGAGGTCTCAGGACTAACCACTCTCCACCTGTGGCTGCGATCAAGAGAGACCAGAGGCTTCTAATCAGATTGGGGATTTGGCTGAGAGCAGGGTATGCTCAGTTTGTCCGAGGCTAACAAGCATATGTCTCCGAGGGGCTTCTGTCCCCGCTGTCACCCCCACCCGCAGCTGGTTCTCCACTCTGATCGTTCAACCCCGTGGGCCATATTCTGGACCTCACCTGTGTCCACGACTCCTGATTTCTGCATCGCcgcttctctctctgtcccaatCTCTGTCATCCACTCTCCTCCTCACTGGCTCTCCATGGCCTGTCTCTTTCTGCTGCCTTTGTATTTATAAACAGTCCTATTTTCCCACTGAATCAATTAAGCAGTCACTGAAAAGACTTGGTTTTGTCCAATCAGATTTTGCAGTCAATCCACTTCAGCTTCTTAAAAGGCCCCAACGACAAAGTGACTTTTGATGCAAGTTTCTACTTTGCATACATGTAACATTGATCTTGAATTttccaccctttttttttttcccccacattgtGTATGTTCCTGTCTTCCTCATCCTTTTTGTGTTGCTCTCTGCCCATTTGGATGGCTGTCCTCTGGCTTCCTGAGGACACTGCTGAGAATTTTCCTGGCAAAGGGCCCACATTGTGGGTTTAGATTGGAGTAACTTCTTCGGGGCCCAGGGCCTCCCGCCAGCCTCACCTCTCTGCTCCCAAGTTTCATCCTCAACTTTTCTGCCCTGATTGACTGATTACAGCTCAGAgcctggagtcagacagacctgttTCCATCCGGCTCCACCACTCGGCCAGGACCTTATGCAAGTCTCTTAATCTTtatgagcctcaatttcctcagctTACAAAACAGATAATACCCACCTTGAAGGGTTATTGTGAAGAGTCAATGaagcaacatattttttaaaaaaagtcaagcCCAACACTGGGTGCATGATAGGGGCCCAATTCATATTAactgaaatctttaaaaagtgaaatgtgCTTTGGACATTTCCTGGCTCCAAGCCCTAGCTTAAGGCTTACTGTCCATTGCTATCATCCTTATCTAGATTGCTTGCATTAAATAATGACCTAAAACCTACATGTGTTGTAATGAACACTCATATTGGCCAAGGGGATTAATCATATTATTAGTAATCAGAATGATCGCAGTGAAGACAATAATAATTGCTTGCTGCTATGACCCTTCAAGAAACACAAGGTGCTTAAGAGAAGCCACTCTGATCGTTCGGGATTGGGTAATGATCCTTTTTGATTTATGGTTCTTAGTACTTGTCTTCCTCTAAGGCTCGTGTACTGATCCCGCTGTGGGGGCTCCAGAGGTTGTGCAGAGCCAGTGTCAGCACTTCCCAAGCTTTGTGTGTCTGGCCCACGGCACAAGAGGGAAGGAGCCAGGGGGTGGGAGCCCCCCTGGAGGACGGGAACGGGGGTGGATGGGGGGACAGAGTGGGACCACCTCCCCCAGCCTTGGGAGCATCACCACCAGAGTGTGGATTAAAGGGAAGCACAAGGAGTTAAGGTTGAACGCCAAGGACAGTTCCTGGACGTGAAGGTAGAACTGACATCTGCTCCTCTCTAGGTTTCCCCACAGTTAGCTCAGGGGCTCAAACAGAACAGGAAGGACTTGTCAGCAGCGAGGATTTCCACGCCCAGAGCTGGCAAGCTCTCGGAGCCTTGAGGATCCATGAGGGACTCGCACAGAcgtgggagaggctgggaggaggctcCTGGCATTCGGAAACTAGGAGACTTGGGCTCACCCATGATtcattttggttttgtatttGGAGTTTTTTCTTTTGGCGGGTAGGGAAAAGGGTGTTGGGAGACTGCCTAGGTGGCTGAATCTTAGCAATCTTGACTCAAGATGTTGCCTTCCACTCTTTCCCTCGAGAGCCCTATGACCTTCGGGAAGTCAGGCAGCCCTCCTGCTGCTGTGTGAGGCTTCAGCACCGGCGATTTCAATCCCTCAGCGCAGTGTGGGGCACACTGAGTGTCTTTGGTACGTTTAATCATTCTCTTTTTGCCAGATCCTAAATCTACCCTGAGGCCTCAGATCCTCCAGACCAGGAAACACCATCAGATCCAGCAGGTGCAGGGCAAACCATAGGAATCCTCTCAGCTGCCTCCAGGGGACAGGCTTCCATTTTCCAGCCCATTTTCCTAAAGTGAGGCTGGAGAGATCCTGATTGGATTACGGTTAGACCAAGGGGGAACTTCCCAATGAGCAGGGCAGGAAAGGAGGTTGGGAGAGAAATTGGGGGTACCTGCTttaggggaggaaaggagagaagagggttCCAGAATGCCAGCTGCCAGTTTAGAGACAGAGGGATGAGTGGGATAGCCTGTTCACGCAGACTCCGAGTGCGGATCTGCTCGCTGCCCAGTTTACCTTAATTTCCAGAGACACTCTAAGCTCAGGCCGGACCTCCAGCAGGTCCTGCCCCAACTGCCTGTCAGTTTGTCAGTTGACCTCCCTGGCACTGAGCATTCCCTGGAAAAGGGACAAGAGACAAGATGACCTCTTGGTGCTGGAGTGGGGAGCCAGGAGGGTCTTACAACCTGAGGTGTCCGGAATTCTTTGAGTTTCTAACACCCACAGCCTCTTTTTTGCTGTATCCCACGTGTTCTTactactcaaagtatggtccacagacctgcagcatcagcatcacccagGGGCTTGTTAGGAGGGCAGAACCTCAGCTCCTCCAAGTCCTACTGAATAAGAATCTGAGTTTTAAAGAGATCTTCAGATGATTggagtttgagaaacactgccatAGGTGATATTTTCAAGTCTTATTGGCAACTCAGTATATGAAAAACTGCTATGGATTATGAGTCAGGGGTACGGTGGCTAATTCACCATGTGTCTTTCGtcaagtcactttccctctctgagcctcctctgGAAAGTGAGGCAGCTACTCCAGACAAACCCCCACATGCCCTCCAGACCTGATGAGTTCTAGTTGAGAGTAATGCCCCCCATACCTACTTCATCGGAGACGAAACCCAAGTTCAGGGCTATCTGCGTGCAGTCCTAAGCACCGAGGGCTCTCCCCTGTGTCCTGGCCCACCCCAAGGGCAGGCCCATGGCAGGCTCTCCCGTCCCTCCTCAGTTCTCTCGCATATTGTCTCATCTTCTGTCAGTGACAGTGGAAACCAGCCTTTTGCTCCCTCCtctgttccttctgaaggctttGGGGATTAGACATTTTCTCCCcttcgttttcttttctttcttttttttttttttttgagacagagtctcactctgttgccccagctagagtgccatggtatcagcctagctcacagcaacctcaaactcctgggctcgagcgatcctcctgcctcagcctcccaagtagctgggactacaggcatgcaccaccatgcccggctaattttttctatatatatttttagttgtccatataatttctttctatttttagtagagatggggtctcgctcaggctggtctcaaactcctgagctcaaacgatccaccctcctcggtctcccagagtgcgaggattacagacatgagccccCGTTCATGgcccttcccttctttttcctgCACCAGACAAATCTATCTCATTAGGGCTCATTCTATAATTCCCCAGTCCTCCCCAGTGGAGAACTGGAAAGATTCCCTCTTTTTTGCCCATggttcattaattcaacaaatatttacagagcaccTGTGAGTACAGGGCCCTGTGCTAGAATGGGATCCAGGAAGCCAGCAGGGAGCAAGACAGCCAGGGTCCTAACCTCAGAGCTGACACTCTGAGGGGGAGGACAGATGTTAAACAAAGAGTGACACCATTGATAAGTCCAttaccattcatttattctatcAGCTATCATTCattaaacacctactatgtgccagacacttggGCCTCATTGGTgaaaaaaaagcacacaaataTCCCTGCTCCTCTCAAATGTAAACCTGTTCAGAGTACTATAAAGATATGGGTGTGTGTATATGCCACCTCCTTCCCGCTCAAGGTTTAGAAAGACcccatgaggaaaaaaaaatagaaagaaagtgatGATTAATTGCATTTTCTTTCGTCTTCTCTAGGGAAAAACTCCAATCCTGTTAAGCCCTAAGAAGAGATCCCATTCTCTGTCTAAATCCCTCAGCAGGGGCAGGATATAGGACCATTGCACTTCTCTCCCTCTATATAAGTGGCTCAGTCCTAAGCCCTGAGTCCGAGTCAGCCTGAGCAGTAAGGAGGTCCCCAGAGAAGGCTGGGCCCTGCCTTGGGTAAGGGGgagcttcctgcctcagactcccctTCCTCTGCTTGCCTGGCAATCTCTtgtcccttccctcctttctctttccttcctgtctccattccttccttcttccttcctctttcattgccttctccctgcctcctcctttcccttcctcttaaATGGTGACCATTTCCCCCAAGGCCCTGACACAGCCCTCTCTCACCTGGAGTGGACCATGCACTGCAGCTGCCTGGCCGAGGGCGTCCCGGCCACCCCCGGCAACTACTGGATCTCAGGTGAGCCTCTTGGCCAGGTCTCCCCCCACACTCTTGTGCGGTGGCCTTGGCAGGGCCTCCAGAGTAGCGAGGTGGCCTTCACACGCCCGTCCCCACCCCAGGCTTGGCCTTCCCTGACTGGGCCTACAAGGCAGAGTCGTCCCCGGGCTCCCGGCAGATCCAGCTGTGGCACTTCATCCTGGAGCTGCTGCAGAAGGAAGAGTTCCGCCATGTCATCGCCTGGCAGCAGGGAGAGTACGGGGAGTTTGTCATCAAGGATCCAGATGAGGTGGCCCGCCTCTGGGGCCGCAGGAAATGCAAACCACAGATGAATTATGACAAGCTGAGCCGGGCCCTCAGGTGAGAGGAGGTGGCCAACATGACCAGAGAGAGCAGAGTTCAAAGAAGAAAGCTGTGGTTTCTGGCACCCCTGTTCCACCAAAGCTTGGGAAATGTCCTCGCACGTAGTAAGATGCCCAGTGGTTCTCCAGGAAGTGCTCAGAGTTAGCCTTGCTGGCGGGGGGACGGGGTGGGGAAGGATGTGACTGGGTCTCTGAATCCATTCCCTGCTCACTGGGCCAACACTCTGTTCTCAATCTCGGATTCTCCAGATATTACTACAATAAAAGGATCCTGCACAAGACCAAAGGCAAAAGGTTCACTTACAAGTTCAACTTCAGCAAGCTCATCGTAGTCAACTATCCTCTGTGGGAAGTGCAGGTGCCGCCGTCCCCCCATCTGCTGCTGGGGGCCCCTGCCCTGTGTCGGCCAGCCCTGGTGCCCATGGGTATGCAGAGTGAGGTAGGCATGAAAGTGGCCCCTGTCCCCAAGACTccaccaggccctgcccctctgcccaggAGGCTGCCTCCCATCCTCCTGTCCACCTCAGGGGCCCATCAGCCTGCAATTTCCTTCTCCCTCTGCATCCTAGTCCCGGAGCGCCCAGGCGCAGGGGTATTTAACTATCTGCATGGAACAGCAGCCACCTATGAGACAGGGTGACTCCTGTGCTGGCATCACTCTGTTGATGGTGGGTCAGAGGGAAGCGGGTAGGGGTCTCAGGGGAGGGTCCAGGGCATCTGAGACTGTAGGCAGCACATGGAAGTGGTTATTCAACAATCAGTATAAGAGTATGTCATTGTTTTAGCCACTGGGTGACAGAACCAGTGTGTACTGGAGGAATATATGCCAGGGAGAGCCCGTCCCACTCCCACCCATACTTCTGACTCCTCAGACCCTGCACAGCATGCTGTTCACCCACTGGGCCATGGTGGAGCAGCTGGCTGGACAGTGGACCACCCGAGGACCACCAGAAGCACCTGGGGACAAGaaggggagcagcagcagcatccaccgtgagtgtgcagggctggggagggcccaGGAATCCCTGCCTCACATGGCTGAGGGGGCATGAGACAAGGGAGATTAtataagtcattcattcattcattcaaccaacactCATTGAGCACCAGCTGTTTACCAGGTGTGAGGGTACAGAGATGGAGGACGGCCCTTCAAGATGCACAGAGCCTGGTGGGGAGCAGAGATGATATTACTGCCAGTGACCATGCTGAGATTCAGGAGAACACAAGGTGCTatggggctcagagaaggaaCTGGGGCTTCCCAGACGATGTGACTCCTGAGCAGGTGAAGGAGGTAGAGAAAAGATGCCCAAACGAAGGCAATAGCATTTATAAAGCAAAACGCCACGAGCAAGCGTAGGAAATCTGCAGACATACTAGTAGCTTGCTAAAGTCAGAGAGTAACTTACATGATGGGCCTGGGAACAAGCAGGAAGGGTGAGAAATGGGGTTGGCAAGACACACAGGTGTCTGGGCACAGAAGGCTTCGCAGGCCATCTTAAGGGGGTTGGATGTTATCCCATGGGTGGGGGGACCAGGAGGGAGAGACCTGTTCAGATTTTCACTTATAAAGATTACCCAGGTTATGTGTAGAGTCTGGGTTGGACAAGGCATAAGACCCGGGTTGGGATGCTTTTGAAGATGATCTAGGCAGAGATGATAGGGCTAGCACCAAGACAAGCTGGTGGGGTGAAGGAGGAGGCTCAACTGGAGAGAGACTAGGAAGATAaagttcactcattcatttcttccttcatcaGATGTTTAATGACCTCCTTTTtaatgtgccaggccctgtcctagGGGCAGAAGGTGCCGATGTGAGCAAGACCTCCTTTATAGGGCTTGGAGGCCAGAGGGGTGCAGGCATTCAGTTAACGACGGATGAGTGACCATGGTGTGCTGACTGCTGAGAGGGAAGACTCAGGGAAGACTTTCTCAGGGAAGACTCCTCAGGGAAGACTTTCTTGACAAAATGACATTCGAGCTGAGACCCAAAGCATACAAGGTGTCAGCGTAGCTCAGAGGGAATGGGGAGAGCATGGCGAGCAGGCAGAACAGTGTGTGcaagggccctggggcaggaaagagggactgggaggaggccagtgtggtggcacatggcAAGCGAGTGGAGGAGAGAGTGGAAGTGCAGGCAGACGTCAGCCCTCACGGTGGCTGGAAGCTGGGAGGCAACATTAGATTTTCTGTGAAGATAGCAGAGACCCAAGAACCACCCTCCACTGCAGGCAATCTCATGGAATAAGGACTCATGGCAGCTGGGGACCCAGACTCTGCACCCCAGCGAGTGCGGCCTAGGCCGTGGGTGTGGGGCAGCCCAGGCCTGCTGGAACTTGCTGGGCCACTGCCTGGAGCTAGAAGTACCTGAACAGCCGTCCCtgttcctccacccccagccatcccctcccagccctgggaatGCCTTGGGCACAGAGCCTCTCTCTTTGGGAaactatgggggggggggggtgaaggTGTTCCTTCCAAGCCTCAGCGTGGAGTGGCGACTTTGCAACTCCCTGCCCTGTGAGGGCACACACGCATGCCCGCCTATGATTGGGCCCTGAGGGATGCTGAGCAGGTTTAGGTCACCAGAAGGTTACTAGCAGCCACATGCCCCACTTCTAGATTGGGACTTCAGAGGACTGtgccagcccccacctccaccctcactCAGAGCATTTGGTGCCAAGAAAGGAAGCTGCTTCCAGGAGACAGAGAGCCGGAGCCAGGGAGCGGCAGGGCCAGTGTCATCGGgaaagggtgagagagagaggggaggactCATAGAAATATCTCCTGCACATGCCTGCTGGGCCGTGAGGGGAGACAGCCTTGACCTCGGGCGCCATGGACACAAGCGTCCTGTGAAACAGCAGTCTCCATCTCATCTAAGGACCCGAGGAAAAGGACAGTGGCCCAGAGAGAAAGGACACTCTGGCAGGGGTCCCCACACTTCTCCCAGAGGATCATTGTTACTGTTCTCTCTTCATCCATCTGACTGCAGGAATGTTGTTCCTGTCACACACACTGGGTGTATTGAGTAACAACTACTTTGTGTTTCCAGTTTGTATTCACTGTAGCCCCACCAATGTGACCACGTTGGATTGATACTTGCTCTTTTAGTTAAATGATGTGACCTTGCTAAGAAAAACGTGCAATTGCAGTAAGGCTTTTGGAACTATAGAAAGTGGTTTGAAGTTTTATATAATCATCTCCAAGGACCTCAGGCTGGGAGGCCCTACTGTAGGGTCTGGGGGTCCCTCCAGACtcgccctccccgcccctccctgtCCACCCCCCGGAGCCTGGAGTCCAGAAGGCATGGGAGCAGGGacgccttcctggaggaggacagTTATGGATGGGCAGAGTCGGACAGAGAAGGAGAAGGCAGGGGCTCAGTCATGAGCTCTGCAGGCCCCTTCTTACCCATCCTGCCACTGATCTGAGCTAGGACAGGGGATTTTATgcatgaagaaacagaggcctgCAAATTTACATGACAAGCCCAAAGCCACACAACCAGTTCTTTACCCAGCTAGAACAGAGGCCTTTGCTGCAGGGGCCAAGGGTGAAGAATGGATTCATTGAGTTATGGCAAAGAATatccttctttcattcattcgCCAcgtttttattgagcacttactatgtgccaggctgggctggaTTCAGGGGAGAATAAAACAGAACCAGTTCCTGCCCCCACAGAGTTTGAGACacagacattaaataaataagcacacaaaTGACTACATGATGCTACCTACCTGAGCTGCGTGCCCTGGAGGACAGGTTCAAGGAGTCAGGAGAGCAGCTGTCACCTGGCTTGGGGAGTCCTGGGAGGCGTCCCCaaagaaatgacatttatgaTGAGGCCTGAAGAAAAGCACAAAAGgatgggcagggagcagggagagggagagagactttCATTCCAGAGGTGAAAAGGAACAGGGAACTAGGGAACGGGGCAGCATGGGGCATCCCAGAGCGCTGGGGGTGCGCTTGTgacccttcctctctttctccttctctaggACTTGGctctgccccaggcccctgccGGCTGGGCCCTTGCTGCCATTTGGGGAGCATCCAAGGCGAGCTGCCGGGTTTCACCTCCTTCGCCcgtcccctcccgccccctctcccctccaacTGGACCAGCCTTTCAGGGCCCTTCTTGCCTCCTCTGGCCTCAGAGCAGCAGCTCCCAGGCTCCTCCAAACCAGACACTTTGCTCCCAGGACCCGGGTGTCCCCCCGGGGC is a genomic window of Eulemur rufifrons isolate Redbay chromosome 8, OSU_ERuf_1, whole genome shotgun sequence containing:
- the ETV3L gene encoding ETS translocation variant 3-like protein; translation: MHCSCLAEGVPATPGNYWISGLAFPDWAYKAESSPGSRQIQLWHFILELLQKEEFRHVIAWQQGEYGEFVIKDPDEVARLWGRRKCKPQMNYDKLSRALRYYYNKRILHKTKGKRFTYKFNFSKLIVVNYPLWEVQVPPSPHLLLGAPALCRPALVPMGMQSETLHSMLFTHWAMVEQLAGQWTTRGPPEAPGDKKGSSSSIHRLGSAPGPCRLGPCCHLGSIQGELPGFTSFARPLPPPLPSNWTSLSGPFLPPLASEQQLPGSSKPDTLLPGPGCPPGAWHSPGLPLLARLGQGAGGRLRCLSLRPEGLEVKPDPMMGAQGEPRKGFSSQNHGFRAGEQSPASPDLENLKAVWPLDPP